In Primulina huaijiensis isolate GDHJ02 chromosome 6, ASM1229523v2, whole genome shotgun sequence, a single window of DNA contains:
- the LOC140978021 gene encoding uncharacterized protein, with amino-acid sequence MGEMKGGSGGDMVGDENVAPRVRRSSLKTQSSTFTNWKHKLRENCFKRVREHRTRLLWKFRLPEAADHPSHHENLVKSTLHDIVSDELRKIKESSLHEKYGAPTFDAKTDDMIWEDDALSTSYQGDYEEMLLLMEKIFYEDLRIEKSRKESECFIQTWEDEEDEYLARAVYEHMQLNTEQVEEELWCPICKRGKLQENYHHIYCSHCAVKLTRDDEVNLKLLRQRLGDVHMEHLDRGCRLSPEFCSETKFCLTALYIKCQGCSTFEVVL; translated from the exons ATGGGGGAAATGAAAGGCGGTAGCGGCGGAGACATGGTGGGAGACGAGAACGTGGCGCCTCGAGTTCGTCGTTCATCCCTGAAAACTCAGTCATCGACTTTCACCAATTGGAAACACAAG CTCAGAGAAAATTGCTTTAAAAGGGTACGCGAGCATAGAACTCGCTTGCTTTGGAAATTCAGGTTACCAGAAGCTGCGGACCACCCTTCCCATCACGAG AATCTCGTCAAATCAACTCTCCATGACATAGTTTCTGATGAACtaagaaaaattaaagaatcatctttgcatgaaaaatatgggGCTCCGACTTTTGACGCTAAAACTGATGACATGATATGGGAGGATGATGCACTCTCCACGAGTTATCAAGGAGACTACGAAGAAATGCTACTGCtgatggaaaaaatattttatgaggaTCTTAGAATTGAGAAATCTAGAAAAG AGTCAGAATGTTTCATCCAAACATGGGAGGATGAAGAAGATGAATACTTGGCTCGTGCAGTTTATGAGCATATGCAGCTCAATACTGAGCAG GTCGAAGAGGAGCTTTGGTGTCCCATCTGCAAACGAGGGAAGTTGCAGGAGAATTATCATCACATTTATTGCAGTCACTGTGCAGTCAAACTCACAAGGGACGACGAG gttaatttaaaattgttaCGGCAAAGATTGGGTGACGTGCACATGGAACACCTTGATAGAGGGTGCAGGCTGAGTCCCGAGTTTTGCAGTGAGACCAAATTTTGTTTGACTGCACTGTATATTAAGTGCCAAGGCTGCAGTACATTTGAGGTTGTCCTATAG